The proteins below are encoded in one region of Buteo buteo chromosome 22, bButBut1.hap1.1, whole genome shotgun sequence:
- the FRMD7 gene encoding FERM domain-containing protein 7 has protein sequence MLHLKVQFLDDSQKIFVVDQKSCGKGLFNLTCSHLNLVEKEYFGLEFRSQAGNHVWLEPLKPITKQVKNPKEVLFKFMVKFFPVDPGHLREELTRYLFTLQIKKDLALGRLPCSDKSAALLVSHLLQSELGDFHEETDQQHLATHRYLPNQEYLDNKIMHYHRRHSGKMPAESDVQLLDVARKLEMYGIRPHPASDGEGTQINLAVTHMGVLVLRGNTKINTFNWSKIRKLSFKRKHFLIKLHANISALCKDTLEFTMASRDACKAFWKTCVEYHAFFRLSEEPKSKPKALLCSKGSSFRYSGRTQRQLLEHGRKAKMKSLPFERKHYASRYDERQCRSSPDLLTDVSKQVEELRLAYGARGPYHANGVHASEPTLDSRRRSSAVEVTFAAELERSKPEASPSFLPHSKSSSAFPLLYAELELERAWEAADLFGARNPLTSFRPHQFAGNSKSPSVGNMREVSTRPLVYTDVPCPPPMAAPAPQVLFYLDRPPQPPCHAPVPGEDTASGRSPAAAKPLRRSPSGTRAGEFHRKAACVAAGASVAPAGESRLLARSFDYGLQEQPPKRSWSQSDMKTIRFPYGSEFRPLGPCPALSSRKAGVFRHAPAQQGLAPGLRRSAERYVGSSTESSDSDSDLLAADYCSLYGRVLRSPMARVRLSSGSLQLDEEDEEVSFATGAAEERTSRVASRYFT, from the exons ATGCTGCACCTGAAAGTCCAGTTTCTGGATGACTCCCAGAAGATCTTTGTAGTTGAT CAAAAATCCTGTGGAAAAGGGCTGTTCAACCTCACCTGCAGCCACCTCAACCTCGTGGAGAAGGAGTACTTCGGGCTGGAGTTTCGCAGCCAGGCTGGGAACCAC GTCTGGTTGGAACCACTAAAACCCATAACAAAGCAAGTCAAAA ATCCTAAGGAGGTTCTTTTCAAATTTATGGTGAAATTTTTCCCAGTGGACCCCGGCCATCTGAGAGAAGAGCTGACCAG GTACCTCTTCACCCTCCAGATCAAGAAGGACCTGGCGCTGGGGCGGCTGCCCTGCAGCGACAAGAGCGCGGCGCTGCTCGTCTCCCACCTGCTGCAGT CCGAGCTGGGCGACTTCCACGAGGAGACGGACCAGCAGCACCTGGCGACCCACAGGTACCTGCCCAACCAGGAGTACCTGGACAACAAGATCATGCACTACCaccggagacacag CGGGAAGATGCCGGCCGAGTCGGATGTTCAGCTGCTGGACGTGGCCAGGAAGCTGGAGATGTACGGGATTCGCCCGCACCCCGCCAGCGATGGCGAGGGGACGCAGATCAACCTGGCCGTCACACACATGGGGGTGCTGGTCCTGCGG GGCAATACAAAGATCAACACATTCAACTGGTCCAAAATTCGCAAACTGAGTTTCAAGAGGAAGCATTTTCTCATCAAGCTCCATGCAAACATCTCT GCGCTGTGCAAGGACACGTTGGAGTTCACCATGGCGAGCCGGGACGCCTGCAAGGCTTTCTGGAAGACGTGCGTGGAGTACCATGCCTTCTTCAGGCTGTCTGAAGAGCCCAAGTCAAAGCCCAAAGCCCTTCTGTGCAGCAAGGGCTCCAGTTTTCGCTACAG CGGGAGGACACAGCGGCAGCTGCTGGAGCATGGGAGGAAGGCGAAGATGAAGAGCCTGCCCTTCGAGAG GAAGCACTACGCGTCCCGCTATGACGAGAGGCAGTGCCGCTCCTCCCCGGACCTCCTGACGGACGTCTCCAAGCAG GTGGAGGAGCTGCGCCTGGCCTACGGCGCCCGGGGCCCCTACCACGCCAACGGGGTGCACGCCTCTGAGCCCACGCTGGATAGCCGGCGCCGGAGCTCCGCCGTGGAGGTGACGTTCGCCGCCGAGCTGGAGCGCTCCAAGCCCGAAGCAtccccctccttcctgccccacTCCAAAAGCTCGTCTGCCTTCCCCCTGCTCTACGccgagctggagctggagcgaGCATGGGAAGCCGCCGACCTCTTCGGTGCCAGGAACCCCCTGACCTCCTTTCGGCCCCACCAGTTCGCCGGGAACAGTAAAAGCCCCTCGGTGGGCAACATGCGGGAGGTGAGCACCCGGCCGCTGGTGTACACGGACGTGCCGTGTCCCCCGCCCatggccgccccggccccgcaggtCCTCTTCTACCTGGACaggcccccgcagcccccgtgCCATGCACCGGTGCCCGGCGAGGACACAGCCAgcggccgcagccccgcggcCGCGAAACCCCTCAGGCGGAGCCCGAGCGGGACCCGGGCCGGGGAGTTTCATCGCAAGGCTGCGTGCGTGGCAGCGGGCGCAAGTGTGGCCCCGGCAGGGGAGAGCAGGTTGCTGGCTCGCTCCTTCGATTATGGCCTTCAGGAGCAGCCTCCCAAGCGATCTTGGAGCCAGTCGGACATGAAAACCATCCGCTTCCCCTACGGCTCGGAGTTCAGGCCCCTGGGCCCGTGCCCCGCGCTGAGCAGCCGGAAAGCGGGCGTCTTTCGGCACGCTCCAGCCCAGCAAGGGCTGGCACCGGGGCTGCGGCGTTCCGCCGAGCGCTACGTGGGCAGCAGCACCGAGTCCAGCGACTCCGACTCCGACCTCCTGGCTGCCGACTACTGCTCCCTGTACGGCCGGGTGCTGCGGTCGCCCATGGCCCGGGTGCGGCTGTCCTCTGGCAGCCTCCAGCTGGATGAAGAAGATGAGGAGGTGTCCTTTGCCACGGGCGCCGCTGAAGAGAGGACTTCCAGGGTGGCCTCCAGGTATTTCACCTAG
- the RAP2C gene encoding ras-related protein Rap-2c, with amino-acid sequence MREYKVVVLGSGGVGKSALTVQFVTGTFIEKYDPTIEDFYRKEIEVDSSPSVLEILDTAGTEQFASMRDLYIKNGQGFILVYSLVNQQSFQDIKPMRDQIVRVKRYEKVPLILVGNKVDLESEREVLSAEGRALAQEWGCPFMETSAKSKTMVDELFAEIVRQMNYASLPEKQDQCCTTCIVQ; translated from the exons ATGCGGGAGTACAAggtggtggtgctgggcagcgggggggtggggaagtCCGCCCTGACGGTGCAGTTCGTCACCGGGACCTTCATCGAGAAGTACGACCCTACCATCGAGGACTTCTACCGCAAGGAGATCGAGGTGGACTCGTCCCCCTCGGTGCTGGAGATCCTCGACACGGCGGGCACCGAGCAGTTCGCCTCCATGCGCGACCTCTACATCAAAAACGGCCAGGGCTTCATCCTTGTCTACAGCCTGGTCAACCAGCAGTCCTTCCAG GACATCAAGCCGATGAGGGACCAGATTGTCCGTGTGAAGAGATACGAGAAAGTTCCTCTGATCCTAGTGGGGAATAAAGTGGATCTGGAGTCGGAGAGGGAGGTCTTATCTGCAGAAGGCAGAGCCCTGGCTCAGGAGTGGGGCTGTCCCTTCATGGAGACATCAGCCAAGAGTAAAACAATGGTGGATGAACTGTTTGCTGAGATCGTCAGGCAAATGAACTATGCCTCCCTGCCTGAAAAACAAGATCAGTGTTGTACAACTTGCATCGTCCAGtga